The stretch of DNA CAGGGACAAGCCTGAGGGCTTCATCGACGGCAATCGACCGTGGCATGACTGATAGAACAGTTGGCATTACTACTGTGGTCGCACCGGGATTTAATTTTATCGGAAAGGGCAGCCGGTTTGCCGTAATGACTACTTCATTGAGATTTTCCTGCCGTACTGTGTCCTGCACTTTTTCCTGCCCAAATGCAAAGACGCATATAAATAATAGTAATCCTGTGATCAATATTTTTTTATTCATAATTTCTCATTTTAATGTTATTCAGTAAATTATAATGATGTAAGGATACCGGGATGGCATCACGTATGAATACTAGCCGGCGTCAGTCGCCGCTGCTTACAAACGGAAATATTATCAGCTACTGTTCATGTTTTAATTGACCTTACCCCCCGTGCCCCTCTCCTATAGGAGAGGGGGTGAAGGGGGTGAGGTGGTTTGGATAAATTCCCTGCAGCTCGCCACAGTATTTGAGTCCAGAGCACCGCTGGAACGGCATTTCGTAAGCTCAACTTGCTCTGGGGTTCATACCAATTGATTACCTTAACATTGAAAAGATTTGCACTTTCCCGGAAATTAAGTGAGAATAGAATATTCGGGTGGAGGTGAAAGAATGTCTTTAATTGCCGAAGTATAGAAATGAAATAGATCGGGAAACCGGAACTCTTTCGGAACGTCATATAAAGAATTTTCCGACGATTGGAAGAAAAATACCAGGAGAAAGTTTAAGTTCAGCTGTGTTTTGGACCTGGGAGCATTTACCTTGTTTTTTGATAATTTCTCAAAGTCCCTGATGAGCTGTTTCTCTTTTATGTCGTTTATGCAATAATAAACAATAGCGTCGTTTTTTACTTCTATTGAAACAATGTCATATAAATCCTGGTTATAGACAAACTCTTTGTTTTCCTTGATCCAGCGGATGGCGGTCTTGTTATTGACAGGAATACAAATGCGGGTGAGATCTTCTTTAGATATTCTGGAGCGTATTTCTTTCCTGATTTCTTTTCTGACCTCCTGCTGCATCATGCGGAAACAGAGGTAATATCCACAGGTATCATACACAATGGCAATGAGAAGGATGGCTGACAGAATTTTTTTCAAGAGAACAGGAAATTTTCTTACGAAGTTATGAATTTTTGGTTTTATTACTGATTATTGGGTTTATTTTGCACCGACTTTTTAAAGATTTCGCCCCGTTCCTTGAAATCCCTGAACATATCATAGCTGGCTGCAGCCGGTGAGAGCAGGCATATCTTACCTTTTCCCGTATGCCGGATGGCAAAACTGACAGCATCTTCCATGCTGGAGGCAAGATATGTCCTGCGCTCACCGGTCTTCTGTTCACCGGTGAGTGCCAGCATCCGCTTACCTGCTTCACCTACGAAAACCAGATTGGTGATGCCTTTATCCAGTATAAATGATATTAAACCGGTATAATCCACACCTCTGTCGTAGCCGCCAAGGATGATGGTATCCACGTCTTTCAGGGCTTTAATTGCGAAAATGGCAGCCTCGGGTATCGTGGCAATGGAATCATTGTAAAAATGAATGCCATGATATTCACCTATATACTCCATTCTGTGCGGCAGCCCTTTAAATGTCGCGATACCATCAATAATACCGGCATCCGGAATCTCCATCACTTTACAGGCTGTGATTACAGCCATGATGTTCATGAAGTTATGCTCTCCTTTGATAGGAGGCATGCCAATGTGATAGGTGGTTTGTTCTTTGCCGCTGGTGAATACCACTGTTTCTTCATCCGGGGCATAGCACCCTCGTTTTATCTTGTTTTTCAGTGAAAAACCAAACCGTTGACCCTTTAAGGGAATCTGCTCCAGAAGGAGTTGAATGAGTGGATTATCAGCATTGAAAATAAAATTATCGGATTTGGACTGGTACCGGGCAATATTGAATTTTGTGGACTGGTAATGTTCGAAGGAATGATAATGATCAAGATGTTCCTGGTACATGTTTAATAATATGGCTATATGCGGCGAGGAGGTGACATGAGCGAGCTGGTGCGACGATAATTCATAGACGATGATGGTTTGATCATTGATCTGATTGGCGAAGTCCAGCGGTGGCAGTCCGATATTCCCGACCAGAAGGGTATTTGGGTTATGTGAGCGGATTATATGATACAGCAGTGAAGAGGTCGTGCTCTTACCTTTCGTGCCGGTCACACCGATCATCTGAGGGCCATACTGGTGTAAAAATATATCCGTCTGTGAAGTGATGATTCCCATTTCCTGAAGAAGAGCCAGTCTGTTATCCCTTACTCCGGGTGATTTGATGATCAGGTCAAAATCCGTCACATGGCTCAGGTATTCTTCCCCACAGATGACTTTCACCAGTCTGTCTTTGTCAAGATGCGGAGCTTTCTCGAGGATACGGTTGTTTTTATCGACGATGGTCAAAGGCAAATCCGGGAAAAAATTACGCAGAAAGGAATAGGTTGACTGTCCTTCCATCCCAAAGCCAAGTATCAGAACTCTTTTACCTGAGACCATATGTTTTATATGATCAACCACCGATCCAGTTTTTTAATCGCAGCTCCTCTGCGGTATTTAAGAAATGTGCGGAGTTAAATCCGTTCAGCAGCCGGTCGAATTCCTGATTTTTAGCTTGTGTGATTTGCCTGATTGTTTTGTAGTACTTCAGGAGATAAGGTAATGGATCCCCATGATAGGAAGTGATCAGGTGAGTGAGGGTTGCGTTGGTCTCATCAATGGTGCCGACACATTCAAATGGTTTTTCATGTGCCAGGCCTGTGAGGTGTTTGAAAATGTCAAGTAATTCTTTGTCATCCAGCATGTTTTTACCAAATATCTTTACCATGGCATCATGTTCTATGAAAGGTGACAAAATAATATATGAGAACAGGCATTTAGGGCATTGTCCGCACCAGGTGTCGGTTTTGCTTCCGGCATTGCAGCTTTTAAAGGCATCAAAATATTCAGGGAAATCAGCAAAGCGCCTGGCTATCTGAAGTTCATTCAAAGGCCGCAGGATACTGAAATAGTTGATCTGATCACTGATATATTGATCGACATACCATCTGAAATCCTTTTCAAATTCAAAGGTTTTGGAGTATTGATGGTTGATACCGATGCCCGGTATTGTGGCTTCGTTTGAGCTGGATTCATTTGACAGGGCAATATTCCGGCTGGCCGTGATGGCTGATGCCAGCAGGCTGGTAAATGCTATCAGAGCTGAGAAAGGCGTGTGCCCATTGAGAAATCCTTTATCATTCAGTGACAATAATTCAGGATGAATCTCCCGGTTAATGACCATGGTGTCATGCAAGGTGAGTCCTGATTTTTCAATGCAATCGACGATGGCCTTCCGGGGATTGATCGCAAAGGGAATGATGCTTTCTGATTTCAATAACTCAAGGGTCACTGCCGAATCTTTTCCGCCTCCCACAGGAACAATATACCTGCCGGTAAAGGGTACAGATAAGAGATGGTGTGGAGCTTTGCCGGGTGACACGATAGTCATGAATCCCTCCGGATCCGGCCGGATGTTATTCATGTAAAAGAATTCACCTAATCCATGATAATATAATTTTTTCCACCATGCCTTCTGCCGGTCGTCCAGATAGCCTGCCTTAATGATCACCTGTATGGGGCATGCAGCTTTCCAGTAACTGATCAACTCGATCATGCCGATATGAAAAGCTATGTTTTGTATCCCCGGTGATTTCAAAATATTCCTGTAAAAAAATGTTTTCCACGGTAAACTTATAGAGGGATAAAAATGAAACCGGTCGGCCAGATTAAAAAAATATCGGATCTGAACAGAGTGTTCATCCTCCTTTACCTCGAAATTTTCAAAGATGAAAAAAGGATATTCTTTCTGAAGTCGTACATATTTCTTCCGGTTATCCTGATGCTGCATCCAGAGAGGTATAATAGTTGCAAAGGGCCGATAAAGCTGTCCAAAAGTAGAAAATAACTGTTTATTCTGATCTCACAGGTGCGAAATATTTGAAATTATGTATAGTTTGAAGTAATTTTACGCGATTGAAATGGATCGGTAAAAATGCTCAGACGTAATTTCGGGAGATGATGAAGGAAGACAAAAGAAAACCTTTCAAACCATTACAGGGACAGTTGCTGATCTCAGAACCAGCGCTCCAGGATTTTTATTTCAAGCAATCGGTAGTGTTACTTGCCGAACATAATGAAAATGGTTCTTTTGGTCTGATCATCAACAAACCCATCAGTGTCACATTAAATGAAGTCACCCGTGACTTTCCGTCCTTTGATACGCCGCTTTTTCTTGGTGGCCCTGTCAAAACCGATAACATTTACTATATTCATACCCTGGGTGATGTCATTAAAGAAAGCCTGAAGATCATGGATGGTCTTTACTGGGGTGGTGATATTACCATCATCAAAGAAATGATGTTGCTTAATCAATTGTCTCCCAAAGATATTCGTTTTTTTGTCGGGTATTCAGGATGGGCATCTAAACAACTGGACCGTGAGCTGGAAGAAAAATCATGGGTGGTGACAAATGCCAAAGCTGACCAGATTATTCATTCCAATCCCAAGAAAATGTGGGGAAATCTTATCAAAAGGTTTGGCGATGAATATGCCATATGGGCTAATTTCCCTTCTGACCCTTCAATGAACTGACCTTTTCCTGTATGTCAGTTTCCGAATAATGCAGCGATCTGTTGATAGAAAATCAACAAGAGCTTTGGTTTCAGAATAATTGTAAAGAACATGCCGAAGAGTGCTCCATAGAAGTGGGAGTTATGACCAATGTTATCTGAGCCCCTTTTTGACATATATGCTGAATAGACCAGGTAAAGAACTCCAAAAATGATAGCGGGTATGCCGATTGGAATAAAGTAGAGGTAAAGCTTACCTGTCGGATTAAACAGAATGTTTGAAAAAACCACTGCTGAAACCGCACCTGACGCACCGACAGCGTTATAATAGCTGTCATCTTTATGTTTGCCATAATCGTACAGCACTGAAAAGACGATTCCACCGGCATACAGAAGTATATAATATAGGTATGCTTTGACACCGAAATAGTAATTGAAATACTGTTCCACTGCAAGACCAAAGGAGAGCAATACGAACATGTTGATGATCAAATGTATCCAGTCGGCGTGAAGAAAGCCATAAGTAAAGAACCGGTACCATTCGTTATGGTGTCTGATGGAATAGGGATTGAACTGCAACTTGTAGAAAAGAGTCCTGTTAAAGAAAGCAGGCACTGAAAACAGCACCGTGATTATAATAATGATGTACGTCATATCCTGATCATTAATCCCGTCGGATCATTTATGGCTTGGCGGTATAATCAATCTCAGATCCGAGCAAGCTATGCGGAATGAGAAACACGACAATGAGGATAATGGATGCGGCAAGGGCCCATCCGGTTTTTTCTCCGTTTTTGCGAAGTATAAAGAATGCCACTACCCACATGATAAAGGCAATCAGGATTTTATTATCTGTCAGGTCATATCCGAAAGGCCAGCCTGACCAATAAACTCCAAAAGCAAATTTCTGAACGATAGGGCCTATGATTAATCCACCGAAAAATAATAAAATAACAGTCCACCGGGTGTATTTAAAGACATTATTGCCTTTAAACAGGACTTCCACACCTGTACGGGTGGACAACAGCATGGCAAGAAATATCAGCAAAATGTGCGGAATGAGGATATACGCTGGAACATCCCCCCTAAACCGCATGACAACAGGTTCTTTTGTTAAGGCTTTACGCTGGCTGTCCTTTTCGGTAAATATCTGGTACATCACTTTTCCGGCCGGCGGCTGATGTGGTATCTGCGTGAATAAGGAATCACCGCGCCTGACCATCTGAACTTCCGACCATTCGTCATAACTCTTATAACGTTTGAATTTCATGAATCCCCTGATGTCGTCACCAGGCACGAATAGTCTGATATCTGCATCACCTTCGCTACCATGGCTCCTTATGAGTTTATTTTTAATGCTGGTACCATCATTTTCCAAACGCACGGTGACCGGGTATGTCGGTCCGGTTTTTCGCTGATAGTAAGCCGTTACAACCGTAAGTCCGATACTTAAAATCCACAGATAGAAATTCTTTTTTCTAAACATACTGTTTATTTTGGGCTGCAAAATTAAGAAACTTGGTCTATTTAGAAATATTTTAAATATTATTTTATTTTGTGGATGTCCGTAAAAGGTTATTAATTTGGCTGTTCAAATGATGAGCTGTCGCAACTGTTCAAATGAGGCGATATATTCTTGTATTACTGATTCTTATTTCATTTATCCCTGAATACCTTCGTTCGCAGGAATTACTCGGGTTGGTTAACAGCAACTTCGCAGATGTAAATGGCATCCTTATTAATCCCGGTCAGCTGGTAAATTCCAAGCTTTACCTGGATATCAATGTATTTACGGCTGATGCCTTTTTTGATAATAATTACCTGTACATTCATAAGGAGGATTACAGGTTCCTGAATTTTTTCAGAAAAAATATTACACTTCCTGAATATGGCGAAAACAATAACCCTGTTGATCATTATTGGGATAATTATAATAAGTATTTTAACGGCAATATCCGTTTGATCGGTCCTTCGGCCATGATGGTCAGGGGATGGAATGCTTTTGCCATACAATGTGCCATCAGGATGGTGACCACTAACAAGGGAATACCGTATCATCTGGCTAATTTTATCTATGAAGACATGACTTACACCCCACAGCAAGACACGGATTATTCGGCATCACATATGAGGGCAGCAGCATTAGCCTGGGGCGAGATAGGTTTTAGCTATTCAAGGATTATCATGAAATTTCAAAGAAATTCATGGACTGCCGGTATTACAGTGAAACGTTTATTCGGCTATTCCGGGGGATATGTGAATGGATATGAAATGGCTTATCAGGTTCCAAATGACTCGACACTGTATATTGGTTTGTTGAATACCAGTGCTGGTTTAGCACTGGACATGGATTATGAAACCAACGATGTGCCTTACGGCCCTCCGCTCATCAAAGGATATGGATTTTCATTTGATCTGGGAGTAACGTTCCAAAAGAAGCTGCGGGATTATCCTGTAAAACCATTCATGAGTTTATGTACCCAGGGGTACGAAGATTATCTTTACCGGCTGGGTATCTCATTGCTTGATATAGGATGGATCAGATTTACATCCAATGCTCAGAAACATGACTTAAATAATGTTCCCCTTTATACTTGGAATAATATTAACCAGTTTACTTATACAACTGTTAATGATTTGTTTCATGAGCTGAGCGGAAGATTTTATGGCGATTCCATGCAATCGCTGGTTGCCGAAGCGTTTACAATGTTTTTGCCTTCTGCCATGAGCGTGCAATTCGATTACCATTATTACCGCGGTATGTATTTCAATGTCACGCTGATAGCACCGCTTCCCCTGAGTGATGCCCGCGTGACACGGACTCCTGTGCTGGCAATTACTGCAAGGTATGAATCCCCGCTGTTTGAAATGAATCTGCCTCTTATTTTATATAATCTGAGATATCCCCGCATTGGCTTGTCGATGAGGTTCTGGAACCTCACTATCGGTACCGATAAGCTGTTCGGATTTTTCCATTTTACTGACTTTACGGGTCTTGATCTGTACGCTTCACTCAAGCTTAATTTTCCTAAAGGGAAATGCATCTCTTTTAAGAGAAAGGACAGATGCAGAAATATGGAGTTCTAGACAATGAACAATGATCAATGAACAATGATCAATAGTCGGAATACGCCATACTGATCATTGATCCCTGATCATTGATCATTGTTTAATGATTTTGTGGTTCATGACAGTTCTGTCATTAACTATGTGTAGCAAGTAAATGCCTTGCTGAAGAGCAGAGAGATCTATTTTTTTGGTGTAAGTGTTTTTTGTTATACTTAAGGTTTCTTCCTTTGTGACCACTTGCCCATTCAGATCAAGTACAGAAATCCGGAAGTTACCCGAAATATTATTCATTACGATGTATAGCATGCCTGATGTGGGATTGGGATAGCAGGTTACTGAAGAGTTATCAGGCTGATCATCAATGCCGGTGCACTCATTAAAAGCGAAAATGATAGTGATGGTATCGGTATTTGAGCAGTACGTAACAGGATTTGTTACTGTCACCCAATGTGTTTGGATTGCCGTGCCTATGCCTGTTGTATGTATCCGGAGGCTATCGTCTGTAGAAAAGTCTGACCATATATAGTCAAATCCGGGATTTCCGGCATAGAGGAATAGGGTATCATAAACACAGGCGATGACCGTGTCTCTATCTTCGTTAATGACTGTGACGCCCTCTGGCACCAGGTCAATA from Bacteroidota bacterium encodes:
- a CDS encoding rhomboid family intramembrane serine protease encodes the protein MTYIIIIITVLFSVPAFFNRTLFYKLQFNPYSIRHHNEWYRFFTYGFLHADWIHLIINMFVLLSFGLAVEQYFNYYFGVKAYLYYILLYAGGIVFSVLYDYGKHKDDSYYNAVGASGAVSAVVFSNILFNPTGKLYLYFIPIGIPAIIFGVLYLVYSAYMSKRGSDNIGHNSHFYGALFGMFFTIILKPKLLLIFYQQIAALFGN
- a CDS encoding DUF5723 family protein; translated protein: MRRYILVLLILISFIPEYLRSQELLGLVNSNFADVNGILINPGQLVNSKLYLDINVFTADAFFDNNYLYIHKEDYRFLNFFRKNITLPEYGENNNPVDHYWDNYNKYFNGNIRLIGPSAMMVRGWNAFAIQCAIRMVTTNKGIPYHLANFIYEDMTYTPQQDTDYSASHMRAAALAWGEIGFSYSRIIMKFQRNSWTAGITVKRLFGYSGGYVNGYEMAYQVPNDSTLYIGLLNTSAGLALDMDYETNDVPYGPPLIKGYGFSFDLGVTFQKKLRDYPVKPFMSLCTQGYEDYLYRLGISLLDIGWIRFTSNAQKHDLNNVPLYTWNNINQFTYTTVNDLFHELSGRFYGDSMQSLVAEAFTMFLPSAMSVQFDYHYYRGMYFNVTLIAPLPLSDARVTRTPVLAITARYESPLFEMNLPLILYNLRYPRIGLSMRFWNLTIGTDKLFGFFHFTDFTGLDLYASLKLNFPKGKCISFKRKDRCRNMEF
- the murD gene encoding UDP-N-acetylmuramoyl-L-alanine--D-glutamate ligase — protein: MVDHIKHMVSGKRVLILGFGMEGQSTYSFLRNFFPDLPLTIVDKNNRILEKAPHLDKDRLVKVICGEEYLSHVTDFDLIIKSPGVRDNRLALLQEMGIITSQTDIFLHQYGPQMIGVTGTKGKSTTSSLLYHIIRSHNPNTLLVGNIGLPPLDFANQINDQTIIVYELSSHQLAHVTSSPHIAILLNMYQEHLDHYHSFEHYQSTKFNIARYQSKSDNFIFNADNPLIQLLLEQIPLKGQRFGFSLKNKIKRGCYAPDEETVVFTSGKEQTTYHIGMPPIKGEHNFMNIMAVITACKVMEIPDAGIIDGIATFKGLPHRMEYIGEYHGIHFYNDSIATIPEAAIFAIKALKDVDTIILGGYDRGVDYTGLISFILDKGITNLVFVGEAGKRMLALTGEQKTGERRTYLASSMEDAVSFAIRHTGKGKICLLSPAAASYDMFRDFKERGEIFKKSVQNKPNNQ
- a CDS encoding YqgE/AlgH family protein; the encoded protein is MMKEDKRKPFKPLQGQLLISEPALQDFYFKQSVVLLAEHNENGSFGLIINKPISVTLNEVTRDFPSFDTPLFLGGPVKTDNIYYIHTLGDVIKESLKIMDGLYWGGDITIIKEMMLLNQLSPKDIRFFVGYSGWASKQLDRELEEKSWVVTNAKADQIIHSNPKKMWGNLIKRFGDEYAIWANFPSDPSMN